The region AAGAGAAATCAGAGCGATTCGGGCAGAGCGCGCAACACGGCGCGCACGGGGCTCGCATCGAGCGTGGTCAGCTTGAGCGGCAGCGCGATCAGTTCGTAGTCGCCGGGCGCAACGGCATCCAGCACGATGCCTTCGAGAATCGCCATCCGATGCGCACGGATCCGGTGATGCGCATCCATCGTCTTCGATTCCTGCGGGTCGAGCGACGGCGTGTCGATGCCGATCAGCTTGACGCCACGAGCAGCCAGCAGGTCGATCGTTTCCGGCGCGACCGCGCAGAAAGCGCTGTCCCAGGCGGCGGTCGGTGCGTTTTTGTAAGTGCGCAGTAAGACGCGCGGCGGCAGATCGTCGAGCGAGCCGGCCAGGTGTTGTGGCGTCACAACAGGCGAGGCGCCGATGCAGTGAATCACGCGGCAGCGGCCAAGGTAAGCGTCGAGCGGCACCTGGCCGATCGCGGCGCCTTCGGCGTCGTAGTGCAACGGCGCGTCGGTGTGGGCGCCGGTGTGCGGCGACAGTGTCAGCCGCGCGACGTTGACGGGCGAGCCCGCCTCCATGCGCCACACGCGTTCGATACCGACCGGCGTATCGCCCGGCCAGACGGGCGTCGCGGTATCGACGGCGGGGGTGATGTCCCAGAGTGTGTCCATGTCTCCATCGGCGATGTGTGTCTATTGGGGAATGATAGGCGGCTTGTCGCGAAATGTGATTGCGAAAAAATCTCCTTCTTAGCCTTGTCTTGGAACATAATTTGAGTCAAATGGGAAAGGGAGACCGAATATGAACGCGATCTCGCTCGACGCCACCGATTGCCGTATCTTGACGGTGCTTCAGCAAGAAGGACGGATCAGCAATCTCGACCTGGCGGAGCGCATCTCGCTCTCGCCGTCAGCCTGTCTACGGCGTCTGCGCCTGCTGGAGGAGCAGGGCGTCATCGAGCATTACCGCGCATGTCTGAACCGCGAAGTGCTGGGTTTCGAACTGGAAGCGTTCGTGCAGGTGTCGATGCGCAACGACCAGGAGAACTGGCACGAGCGTTTTGCGGAGGCGGTGCGGGATTGGCCGGAAGTGGTCGGCGCGTTTGTCGTGACCGGCGAGACCCATTATTTGCTGCGGGTTCTTGCGCACAATCTCAAACACTATTCGGATTTCGTGCTGCAACGCCTGTATAAGGCGCCGGGCGTGATGGATATTCGCTCGAATATCGTGCTGCAGACGCTGAAGGAAGATTCGGGTGTGCCGGTGTCGCTGGTGAAAAAAACCACTGGCCATAGCGCGCAGCATAACTGAGCGCGGCCGCGCCGCATTCAGATCGATTTGAGTCCGTGGAACTGGCCGTTCTGGAAGATCAGCGGCGCTATTTCCGTGGCATTCTCGTGCACGCCGCAGCGCTCCACCTCGCCGACGAAAATCACGTGGTCGCCTTCTTCATAGCGGCTGCGGTTATGGCATTCGAACCACGCAAGCGCGCCGTCGAGCACAGGCATGCCGGTGTCGCCCTGCGCGTGCGACACGCCTTCGAAGCGGTCGCCCTTCACGGTAGCGAAGCGTTTGCACAGATCGAGCTGCGACGCGGCCAGCACGTTGACGACATAATGACTGTTCGCCTGGAACACCGGCATCGACGCCGAGCGCGTCGCGAGGCTCCACAACACCAGCGGCGGATTGAGCGAAACCGAATTGAACGAGCTGGCGGTGATGCCGATCAACTGGCCGGACGCCGCGCGTGTGGTAATCACGGTGACACCTGTAGCGAATTGGCCGAGCGCCTGTTTGAAGGCGGGTTGGTCGAAGTTAGGCGGGCTGGCGCGCTTCATTGGGCGGAAGCCTTCGGCGCAAGCCGGGTGAACCCATCGTGCGCGTGGCCGGAAACAAATGATTCGAAAGTCATAGTGAAAATCGTCGATTTGTCCCAATTTTAACTGCAATCGCGGCGGACTGGCCGCGACCCCTACTGTTAAGTGGAAAAACCGCTAAGCTGGAAAGTCTCGATAGCGGCACGAGCGTTGCGGGTAAGCGGGTATTGAGCAAACGTCAGCGGCAAGCCTCGGGCGAACAACCGGCCCCGGCCGACTATGAGTATCAAGGAGCGAGCAGCATGAGTCAGACAGGCGAAGTCGCCACCCTCGGTGGCGGGTGTTTCTGGTGCCTCGAAGCGGTGTATCTGGGCGTCGAGGGCGTGAACTCGGTGGAATCGGGCTATGCGGGCGGACAGACGCGGCAGCCGACCTATGAACAGGTCTGCGACGGCGAGACTGGCCATGCGGAGGTCGTGAACGTCGATTTCGATCCAGCGAAGATCAGCTATCGCGAGATTCTCGACATCTTCTTTGCGATTCACGATCCGACCCAGTTGAACCGGCAAGGCAACGATGTCGGCACGCAATACCGCTCGGTGATTTTCACGAACTCCGAAGCGCAGCGCGAGGCGGCGCTGCAGGCGATTCGTGAGATCGGCGCCGAAGGGATTTACGACGGCCAGATCGTCACCCAGGTGCTGCCGCTCGACGGTAACTACTGGCCGGCCGAGGCGTATCACCAGAACTACTTTGCGCAGCATCCGAACCAGGGGTACTGCTCGTTCGTGGTGGCGCCGAAGGTCGCGAAGTTTCGTCAGAAGTTCGCGCATCGGATCAGGGCTAGCTGAGCGGCGTGAGTCGCGGCTCAAGTCGACGGACGGCCCGGGCAGTGGCTCAGTGAGCCGCTCGTTGCCGGGCCGTCAGCCGCATGCGGGCAGGGTGTTGCCTAGTCGTGCTCGTCTTGCTTGCCGGGCTGGCCGTCTTCGCCATGGTCGCGCTCGTCCGGTTGCCGATCAAGTTCATGTTCGTGCTCGTGAGCGAGGCGCGCGTACGCTTCGATGATCGCGCGCGCCAGTTCCACGCAGCTTAACGGCGCCGAGCCCTCCGCCTTGTTGTTGACCGCGATCACCACCGGCTGGCCGGCCAGCGCATAGCGCGCGGCCAGTTCGGCGAGCGCGGCGCGGGTGGTCGGGTCCTGGTCGACGAGCTGGTTGAACGGCTCGTACTTGGCCTTCGCCTGCTCGTATTTGAAGCCGCCGTGCAGACTCCAGCGCACGATCAGCGGCCCGGCCGGCTCGCCGTCGAGCAGTGCGAGTGCTGCCGCCTGGCGCAGCGGGTCCGGCATCCGCGCATGAATTCCCACGCAGTACCGTACGCCTGCCGTTTTCAGCGTGCGGATGAAGCGCGGCGTCAGCAAGCTCGCGTCGCGGATCTCGATGGCGTAGCAGGTGCCTTCGGGGAGTGTCGGCAACGCCGTCAGGAACTGGGCC is a window of Paraburkholderia sp. IMGN_8 DNA encoding:
- the kynB gene encoding arylformamidase, whose protein sequence is MDTLWDITPAVDTATPVWPGDTPVGIERVWRMEAGSPVNVARLTLSPHTGAHTDAPLHYDAEGAAIGQVPLDAYLGRCRVIHCIGASPVVTPQHLAGSLDDLPPRVLLRTYKNAPTAAWDSAFCAVAPETIDLLAARGVKLIGIDTPSLDPQESKTMDAHHRIRAHRMAILEGIVLDAVAPGDYELIALPLKLTTLDASPVRAVLRALPESL
- a CDS encoding Lrp/AsnC family transcriptional regulator, with amino-acid sequence MNAISLDATDCRILTVLQQEGRISNLDLAERISLSPSACLRRLRLLEEQGVIEHYRACLNREVLGFELEAFVQVSMRNDQENWHERFAEAVRDWPEVVGAFVVTGETHYLLRVLAHNLKHYSDFVLQRLYKAPGVMDIRSNIVLQTLKEDSGVPVSLVKKTTGHSAQHN
- a CDS encoding flavin reductase family protein produces the protein MKRASPPNFDQPAFKQALGQFATGVTVITTRAASGQLIGITASSFNSVSLNPPLVLWSLATRSASMPVFQANSHYVVNVLAASQLDLCKRFATVKGDRFEGVSHAQGDTGMPVLDGALAWFECHNRSRYEEGDHVIFVGEVERCGVHENATEIAPLIFQNGQFHGLKSI
- the msrA gene encoding peptide-methionine (S)-S-oxide reductase MsrA; the encoded protein is MSQTGEVATLGGGCFWCLEAVYLGVEGVNSVESGYAGGQTRQPTYEQVCDGETGHAEVVNVDFDPAKISYREILDIFFAIHDPTQLNRQGNDVGTQYRSVIFTNSEAQREAALQAIREIGAEGIYDGQIVTQVLPLDGNYWPAEAYHQNYFAQHPNQGYCSFVVAPKVAKFRQKFAHRIRAS